One region of Verrucomicrobiota bacterium genomic DNA includes:
- the glnE gene encoding bifunctional [glutamate--ammonia ligase]-adenylyl-L-tyrosine phosphorylase/[glutamate--ammonia-ligase] adenylyltransferase: MAALDNPPEMRFNQAMTGTVWQNAIRSCADSARARQGLEKLQSTGAASVLQSVSPEQARVLAALWSGSEALSELFAAHPEWLATLLDTESLRGPRRAQGLEREVQSWLGPLLDTANYAGAYAKLRQFKQREMLRIAARDLARWGDVREITREISDVADVCLETVYQLCARQLTERLGQPYHQDAGGPWRPTEFCVLGMGKLGGQELNYSSDVDVLFVYEEEGHLFKLPPRKGQNPGSGLSNHQFFRRLSEAIIAELSALTSDGALFRIDLRLRPEGDAGPLARSLSSYENYYAQWGQTWERMMLIKARRVAGNVALSTEFLEMIQPFRYPRALSERILQEIADMKQRIENEVVRSGEMDRNVKLGRGGIREIEFVAQSLQLLHAGRAPFLQDSQTLSTLQKLVRYGVLPAGDARDLIEAYGFLREVEHRLQMEGNLQTHTIPSDPPACQRLAALMGFDSTAAFENTRQTHCENVRRIYGALLQTKQSPTGKKLPDLQEGEAAWRALLDEHRFRDAERAWPMLREFVQGPGYVHLSPRTSELALELVSRFLALCRGQSVKAPHAQSGPIRLSDPDRVLARLDSFVSAYGSRALLYETWVNNPALFELLLLLFDRSEFLAEIAIRTPDLVDELVLSGRLRRRKMAEEILEDLRYGLADPDQSAWLRRYYYAELMRLGLRDIAGLADFEQNLAELSALAEACLQYALDVVMRRHKLRTAPFAIVGLGKLGGAEINYGSDLDILFVAGPAQKKLPRLQRLAAEVMELLSKPTEAGVTFLTDPRLRPDGEKGLLVNTLAAHEEYYRHRAQQWEIQAISRARPVAGHADTGRKFAELAARLSNFRTPSLPLAAYSSAWKSEIHKMRLRIEEERTPPGKEPLAIKTGAGGLIDAEFLAQVLCLENGFHEPNTLRALERGRETHAMPEGDAVALLENYRKLRRIEGILRRWSFEGETLLPDDPAPLYRVAVRCGFANADDFMKAVAGYRKAIREVYLNSLKRWRVTGVN, from the coding sequence ATGGCCGCTTTGGACAATCCCCCGGAAATGCGGTTTAATCAGGCCATGACCGGCACGGTTTGGCAAAATGCAATCCGCTCCTGTGCAGACTCGGCGCGGGCACGGCAGGGTCTTGAGAAGCTGCAAAGCACCGGCGCGGCGTCGGTGTTGCAGAGCGTGTCGCCGGAGCAGGCGCGCGTTCTGGCGGCGCTCTGGAGCGGCTCGGAAGCTCTGAGCGAGCTTTTCGCGGCTCACCCGGAATGGCTCGCGACGCTTCTGGACACGGAATCGCTCCGCGGGCCCCGCCGCGCTCAGGGACTGGAACGCGAAGTTCAGAGTTGGCTTGGACCTCTTCTCGATACGGCAAACTACGCCGGCGCGTATGCCAAGCTGCGCCAGTTCAAACAGCGGGAAATGCTCCGAATCGCGGCGCGCGATCTGGCGCGATGGGGTGACGTGCGTGAAATCACCCGGGAGATCTCGGACGTGGCGGACGTTTGCCTGGAGACCGTCTATCAATTGTGCGCGCGGCAACTGACCGAACGCCTGGGCCAGCCGTATCACCAGGACGCCGGCGGGCCGTGGCGGCCCACGGAATTTTGCGTGCTGGGAATGGGCAAGCTCGGCGGCCAGGAGTTGAACTACAGTTCGGACGTCGATGTGCTTTTCGTTTATGAAGAGGAAGGCCATCTCTTCAAACTCCCGCCCCGCAAGGGCCAGAATCCGGGTTCCGGCCTGAGCAACCATCAATTTTTCCGCCGGCTCTCCGAGGCCATCATCGCCGAACTCAGCGCGCTGACTTCGGACGGCGCGTTGTTTCGCATCGATCTTCGGCTCCGGCCCGAAGGCGACGCCGGCCCGCTCGCCCGTTCCTTGAGCAGTTACGAGAATTACTACGCCCAATGGGGCCAGACCTGGGAGCGCATGATGCTGATCAAAGCCCGCCGAGTCGCGGGTAACGTCGCGCTCAGCACGGAGTTCTTGGAGATGATCCAGCCGTTCCGTTATCCGCGCGCGCTGAGCGAACGCATCCTCCAGGAAATCGCGGACATGAAACAACGGATCGAAAACGAAGTCGTCAGGAGCGGAGAGATGGATCGAAACGTGAAACTGGGACGGGGCGGCATTCGCGAGATCGAATTCGTCGCGCAATCCCTGCAGTTGCTCCACGCGGGCCGCGCGCCGTTTCTGCAGGATTCCCAAACGCTTTCCACGCTGCAAAAGCTCGTCCGCTACGGCGTGCTTCCGGCGGGCGACGCCCGGGACTTGATCGAGGCTTATGGCTTTCTCCGGGAGGTCGAGCATCGGCTGCAGATGGAAGGCAACCTGCAAACTCACACCATCCCCAGCGATCCTCCGGCGTGCCAGCGGTTGGCCGCGTTGATGGGATTCGATTCAACCGCCGCGTTTGAAAACACCCGGCAGACTCATTGCGAGAACGTTCGCCGGATTTACGGGGCGCTGCTCCAAACAAAACAATCTCCAACCGGGAAGAAGCTCCCGGATTTGCAGGAAGGCGAAGCGGCCTGGCGCGCGCTTCTGGACGAACATCGCTTTCGCGATGCCGAACGCGCCTGGCCCATGCTCCGTGAATTCGTCCAGGGTCCGGGCTACGTCCACCTCTCGCCTCGCACTTCGGAACTGGCTCTGGAACTGGTCTCGCGGTTCCTGGCGCTTTGCCGGGGACAATCGGTGAAGGCCCCGCACGCGCAATCCGGCCCGATTCGCCTTTCGGATCCGGATCGCGTCTTGGCGCGGCTGGACAGTTTTGTGAGCGCGTACGGATCGCGAGCGCTGCTCTATGAAACGTGGGTCAACAACCCGGCGTTGTTCGAGTTGCTCTTGCTGCTGTTCGATCGATCCGAATTCCTTGCGGAGATCGCAATCCGCACTCCGGATCTGGTCGATGAACTGGTGTTGAGCGGGCGTCTGCGGCGGCGCAAAATGGCCGAAGAAATTCTGGAAGATCTCCGCTACGGCCTCGCCGACCCGGATCAGTCCGCCTGGCTGAGGCGTTATTATTACGCGGAATTGATGCGCCTGGGCCTGCGTGATATCGCCGGCCTGGCAGACTTCGAGCAAAACCTTGCCGAACTTTCCGCGCTGGCGGAAGCCTGCCTGCAATACGCGCTGGACGTGGTGATGCGCCGGCACAAGTTGCGGACCGCGCCGTTCGCCATCGTGGGTTTGGGGAAACTCGGCGGCGCCGAAATCAATTACGGCTCTGATCTGGACATTCTGTTCGTGGCCGGCCCGGCGCAAAAGAAGCTTCCTCGATTACAGCGCCTGGCCGCGGAAGTGATGGAGTTGCTCTCCAAGCCGACGGAAGCCGGCGTGACGTTTCTGACGGACCCGCGGTTGCGGCCCGACGGCGAGAAAGGCCTGCTCGTCAACACGCTCGCGGCGCACGAGGAATACTACCGGCATCGCGCTCAACAGTGGGAAATCCAGGCGATCTCCCGCGCCCGTCCCGTGGCCGGCCATGCCGACACGGGCCGCAAGTTTGCAGAATTGGCCGCGCGCCTTTCGAATTTCCGAACACCTTCCCTGCCCTTGGCCGCCTACTCGTCCGCCTGGAAATCGGAGATTCACAAGATGCGTTTGCGCATCGAGGAGGAGCGCACGCCGCCCGGCAAAGAGCCGCTGGCCATCAAGACCGGCGCCGGAGGGTTGATTGACGCCGAATTCCTCGCTCAAGTCTTGTGCCTGGAGAACGGGTTCCATGAACCGAACACGCTGCGGGCTCTGGAACGCGGACGGGAGACCCACGCGATGCCGGAAGGCGACGCGGTTGCGCTCCTTGAGAATTACCGCAAGCTCCGCCGCATTGAAGGGATCTTGCGTCGCTGGAGTTTCGAGGGCGAAACGTTGTTGCCGGACGACCCCGCGCCGCTCTACCGCGTCGCTGTGCGCTGCGGGTTCGCGAATGCGGACGATTTCATGAAGGCGGTCGCCGGGTACCGGAAGGCGATTCGGGAGGTCTATCTGAACTCGTTGAAGCGTTGGAGGGTTACAGGGGTTAATTAA
- a CDS encoding adenine phosphoribosyltransferase, whose protein sequence is MTTSPATLDELTRAIRNVPDFPKPGIQFKDITPVLADARLFSGCIDRLTDNLKPGAIDSVVGIDARGFIFAAAAALQLNAGFVPVRKKGKLPFQTHEQSYDLEYGSNTVAIHVDAIKPGSRVVLIDDLLATGGTASAAAALLRKLEAEIVSVTFFIELAFLHGREKLKGFPVRSLVVF, encoded by the coding sequence GTGACGACCTCACCTGCCACCCTTGACGAACTGACCCGGGCCATTCGGAACGTCCCGGATTTTCCGAAACCGGGCATTCAATTCAAGGACATCACTCCCGTCCTCGCGGATGCGCGCTTATTCTCCGGATGCATCGATCGGCTGACGGACAATCTGAAGCCGGGCGCCATTGATTCCGTTGTGGGCATCGATGCCCGAGGATTCATCTTCGCCGCCGCCGCCGCCCTGCAGTTGAACGCGGGGTTCGTACCCGTGCGCAAGAAAGGCAAGCTTCCATTTCAGACTCACGAACAATCCTACGACCTCGAATACGGATCGAACACTGTCGCCATTCACGTGGACGCGATCAAGCCCGGCAGCCGAGTCGTGTTGATCGACGATCTCCTCGCTACCGGAGGAACCGCCAGCGCCGCGGCCGCGCTCTTGAGGAAGCTGGAGGCGGAAATCGTGTCGGTGACGTTCTTCATCGAACTGGCCTTCCTTCACGGGAGAGAGAAGTTGAAGGGCTTTCCGGTTCGTTCCCTGGTGGTTTTTTAG
- a CDS encoding aminopeptidase P family protein, translated as MTRENLLIVADSERDANMLYAAGFLVPDPFIYLRIHGKPHLVLNDLEIDRARRASRDCRLIRLSTYVRKLKREGIPAAGFARVISAILRERRLKKIVVPGNFPLGLARELRALKIKVKAKDGDFFAEREIKTSEEVKKINASLIMAEVGLSEGIQALKNAKIGKNGRLFYHHVPLTSEKLRSIIEIAIMQAGGLANHTIVATGHQACDPHERGYGPLRGNQPIILDVFPRSQKTGYFADISRTVVKGRASEAVRRIYATLARAQDLAFAHLRDGRPTMEVHQIIEKFFKKEGFKTGRRNGKMEGFLHGAGHGLGLEIHEPPRINPTSEDFLRAGQVVTIEPGLYYPGLGGVRLEDVVLVTAKAPKNLTKFEKILEV; from the coding sequence ATGACCCGCGAGAATCTTTTGATTGTCGCCGACAGCGAACGCGACGCGAACATGCTCTACGCCGCGGGTTTTCTGGTGCCCGACCCCTTCATCTACTTGCGGATTCATGGCAAGCCGCACCTGGTGCTGAATGATCTGGAAATCGACCGGGCGCGAAGGGCCTCGCGCGATTGCCGATTGATCCGCCTGAGCACTTACGTTCGCAAACTCAAACGAGAGGGCATTCCGGCCGCGGGTTTTGCCCGGGTGATCAGCGCCATTTTGCGCGAGCGCCGGCTCAAGAAAATTGTGGTTCCGGGCAACTTCCCGCTAGGGTTGGCCCGCGAATTACGCGCCCTCAAAATCAAAGTGAAAGCGAAAGACGGCGATTTTTTCGCCGAGCGTGAAATCAAGACTTCCGAGGAAGTGAAGAAGATCAACGCTTCCTTGATCATGGCCGAAGTCGGATTATCGGAAGGCATCCAGGCTTTGAAGAATGCCAAGATCGGCAAGAACGGCCGGCTCTTCTATCACCATGTCCCTCTCACGTCGGAGAAACTTCGCTCGATCATTGAAATAGCGATCATGCAGGCGGGTGGGCTGGCCAATCACACGATTGTGGCGACCGGCCATCAGGCTTGCGATCCGCACGAACGCGGCTACGGCCCGCTCCGAGGCAACCAACCGATCATCCTGGACGTCTTCCCTCGCTCACAAAAGACGGGATACTTCGCCGACATAAGCCGGACCGTGGTAAAGGGGCGGGCCAGCGAGGCGGTTCGAAGAATCTACGCGACCCTGGCGCGAGCCCAGGATTTGGCCTTCGCTCACCTGCGCGACGGACGCCCAACTATGGAGGTTCACCAAATCATCGAAAAGTTCTTCAAAAAGGAGGGGTTCAAGACCGGGCGCCGGAACGGGAAAATGGAGGGGTTTCTTCACGGAGCCGGCCATGGGCTGGGGCTTGAAATCCACGAACCACCTCGAATCAACCCCACGTCGGAGGATTTCCTCAGAGCCGGACAGGTCGTAACCATCGAACCCGGACTCTATTACCCGGGCCTCGGTGGCGTGCGACTCGAAGATGTTGTCCTGGTGACGGCCAAAGCTCCCAAGAACTTGACGAAGTTCGAGAAAATCCTCGAAGTGTGA
- the sppA gene encoding signal peptide peptidase SppA has translation MDNNAPPVYATTPPVITPPPPQPRKSRGWMILALTLAAVLLVFVAGQFMQAVSGIAGVNPMPSASTYLEELTLENNHSEHKIAVVPVEGIISSQIWDRGGRNMVDSIAHQLKIAGRDRSVKAVILKVDSPGGEVMASDDISRAISEFQKKHGKPVIAFLSGLAASGGYYVAVPCQWIVANELTITGSIGVIMHSFNYRGLMDKVGVYPQVFKSGRFKDMLSGSRKPEDIDPKEAEMIQAMIEETYDRFKTVVREGRQRALSKNKGDGKPLVEGWEQYADGRVLTGRQAFEYGFVDEKGQFETAVARAKKIANIPDANLVRYKEPFSLSRIFGFLGKSANATLKLDLGMDLPRLQIGRLYFLSSTVLH, from the coding sequence ATGGACAACAATGCGCCGCCCGTTTACGCGACGACTCCGCCGGTGATTACGCCACCGCCGCCTCAACCGCGCAAGAGCCGCGGCTGGATGATTCTGGCGCTCACACTCGCTGCCGTGCTTCTGGTCTTCGTGGCCGGCCAGTTCATGCAAGCCGTGTCCGGAATCGCGGGCGTTAATCCCATGCCCTCCGCCAGCACTTACCTGGAAGAGCTGACCCTCGAAAACAACCATTCCGAGCACAAAATTGCCGTCGTGCCCGTCGAAGGAATCATCTCCAGCCAGATTTGGGACCGGGGAGGGCGAAACATGGTCGACTCCATCGCGCACCAGTTGAAGATTGCGGGACGCGACAGATCGGTCAAAGCAGTTATTCTGAAAGTCGATTCTCCCGGCGGCGAAGTGATGGCCTCAGACGACATTTCGAGAGCGATCTCGGAGTTTCAGAAAAAGCACGGCAAACCGGTCATCGCCTTCTTGAGCGGGTTGGCGGCTTCGGGAGGCTATTATGTCGCCGTGCCCTGCCAGTGGATCGTGGCCAATGAACTCACCATCACTGGAAGCATCGGCGTGATCATGCACAGCTTCAATTATCGGGGATTGATGGACAAGGTCGGCGTCTATCCGCAGGTGTTCAAAAGCGGGCGGTTCAAGGATATGCTGAGCGGGTCGAGAAAGCCGGAAGACATCGACCCGAAGGAGGCCGAGATGATTCAGGCCATGATTGAAGAAACCTATGATCGGTTCAAAACCGTGGTCCGTGAAGGCAGGCAACGGGCCCTGTCCAAGAACAAAGGCGATGGGAAACCGCTTGTCGAAGGGTGGGAACAGTATGCGGATGGACGCGTGCTCACGGGCCGCCAGGCGTTTGAGTACGGGTTTGTCGATGAAAAGGGCCAGTTCGAAACCGCGGTCGCGCGCGCCAAGAAGATCGCCAACATTCCCGATGCGAATCTGGTGCGTTACAAAGAGCCCTTCAGTCTTTCGCGAATTTTCGGGTTTCTGGGGAAGAGCGCGAATGCCACGCTCAAACTGGATCTGGGAATGGATTTGCCCAGGCTCCAAATTGGCCGGCTCTATTTTCTCTCTTCCACCGTTCTGCACTGA
- a CDS encoding sigma-70 family RNA polymerase sigma factor — protein MPVPDRKTGAQAEVEEKAGPEERAAPHAIQIEKAPVAPPEPRERTSYDGDTAIKLYLREIGQVKLLTPQEEIELAARIKKGDKKAREQMIKANLRLVVKIAHDYEGLGLPLLDLINEGNIGLMKAVERFDPSKGGKLSTYGAWWIKQSIKRALANQSKTIRLPVHLVDKISKMRRTAMRLQEEFGREPTDEELGEELGITASRVAQLRTAAIRPASLDAPIGDDDSNNFAEIVQDENAETPYEQLEEKTVTKMLDEMIQTLDPREAMILRYRFGLDGGSERTLEEVGEKFGVTRERIRQIQNIALKKLRKMIEKMEAVRK, from the coding sequence ATCCCTGTGCCCGACCGAAAAACGGGCGCGCAGGCTGAAGTCGAAGAGAAAGCCGGCCCGGAGGAGCGTGCTGCCCCGCACGCCATCCAGATCGAGAAGGCGCCAGTTGCTCCACCGGAACCCAGGGAGCGAACCTCCTACGACGGAGACACGGCGATCAAGCTGTACCTTCGCGAGATCGGTCAGGTCAAGCTGCTGACACCCCAAGAAGAGATCGAACTCGCGGCCCGGATCAAAAAGGGCGACAAGAAAGCCCGCGAACAGATGATCAAGGCCAATCTGCGTCTGGTCGTGAAGATCGCCCACGACTACGAAGGGTTAGGTTTGCCTCTGCTTGATTTGATCAACGAGGGCAACATCGGCCTGATGAAAGCCGTCGAACGGTTCGACCCTTCCAAAGGCGGCAAGCTCTCGACTTACGGCGCCTGGTGGATCAAACAATCGATCAAGCGCGCGCTGGCCAACCAGTCCAAAACCATCCGCTTGCCCGTCCACCTCGTGGACAAGATTTCTAAAATGCGGCGGACGGCCATGCGGCTTCAGGAGGAATTCGGACGCGAACCAACCGACGAGGAGTTGGGGGAAGAACTGGGCATCACGGCGTCGCGCGTCGCGCAATTGCGAACCGCGGCCATCCGCCCGGCCTCGCTCGACGCGCCCATTGGCGACGACGACTCGAACAATTTTGCCGAGATCGTCCAGGACGAGAACGCCGAAACGCCTTACGAGCAACTCGAAGAAAAAACCGTCACCAAAATGCTCGATGAAATGATCCAGACGCTCGACCCGCGCGAGGCCATGATCCTGCGCTATCGCTTCGGCCTGGACGGCGGCTCGGAGAGAACCCTCGAGGAAGTCGGCGAGAAATTCGGAGTGACCCGCGAGCGCATTCGGCAGATTCAAAACATCGCGCTGAAAAAGCTTCGGAAAATGATCGAAAAAATGGAAGCCGTGCGTAAATAA
- a CDS encoding prepilin-type N-terminal cleavage/methylation domain-containing protein codes for MSQNNSDGRVVTRLDFENMKFLKRASGFTLIELLVVIAIMGILMSLLFPALSQAKAKAQEARCLHNLKQLGLATLMYAEDHKGLIQIDAPLEPGVTWGSILSTNQNLRPFEVFVCPSYAPRRFTNWFKTYGVRLDPLPENVSGDFNEVLKTDSLAKPSEYFHLTDTTSRGRQGIGAEQYYYFRIDAEKQVHARHDRKANGLFIDGHVESARRSRLESLGITALYSADTVPAYY; via the coding sequence ATGAGTCAGAATAATTCGGACGGCAGAGTCGTAACGCGGTTGGATTTTGAAAACATGAAGTTTTTGAAGAGGGCAAGCGGTTTCACGTTGATCGAGTTGTTAGTCGTGATCGCGATCATGGGCATCTTGATGAGTCTGCTTTTCCCGGCGCTTTCGCAAGCCAAGGCCAAGGCCCAGGAGGCGCGATGCTTGCACAATCTCAAACAACTGGGTCTGGCTACTCTCATGTATGCCGAAGACCACAAAGGCCTGATCCAGATTGACGCTCCGCTCGAACCCGGCGTGACGTGGGGGAGCATTTTGAGCACGAACCAGAACCTGCGGCCTTTCGAGGTCTTTGTCTGCCCCAGCTACGCTCCGCGACGGTTCACCAACTGGTTCAAGACCTACGGCGTGCGGCTGGACCCGCTCCCGGAAAATGTTTCCGGCGACTTCAATGAAGTCCTGAAAACTGATTCGCTCGCGAAGCCGTCCGAGTATTTTCATTTGACCGATACCACGAGCCGCGGCCGCCAAGGCATTGGCGCGGAGCAGTACTATTACTTCCGAATCGACGCCGAGAAACAGGTTCATGCCCGTCACGACCGAAAAGCCAACGGGCTTTTCATTGACGGCCACGTCGAAAGCGCACGACGCAGCCGGCTCGAAAGTCTCGGCATCACCGCCCTCTATTCCGCTGACACCGTGCCGGCCTACTACTGA
- a CDS encoding DNA-3-methyladenine glycosylase 2 family protein produces the protein MSSSAPHLDPSSTQSAANFTGLSQIRLPVWNYDLAETLISGQAFRWKLSEARTDSEPCPRPSNRSPVGRIRPGEPFDALGIRPSRLAGDRLALPSGPWEGVIDRHWVRLSATEHAILAETAQPASSVSWIENYLQSRVDLETILATFPDDEPMRAAVKACFGLRILRQDPWECLASFILSSTKQIIQIRQIVSLLCERFGEPVAVPPGHSPAHSFPSAQRLCACPEAELRACKMGFRAAYLKGAADMVASSAIDLSKLSAREIGEARESLLRLPGVGRKIADCVLLFAYGFPKAFPIDVWVMKALRKLYFRGRQIPLRRLQRFSEEHFGPFGGYAQQYLFHYMRRRKRGSL, from the coding sequence ATGTCGTCATCCGCGCCGCATCTCGACCCTTCCTCGACTCAATCGGCCGCGAACTTCACGGGTCTCTCTCAAATTCGCCTGCCCGTCTGGAACTACGACCTTGCCGAAACCCTAATCTCCGGCCAGGCCTTCCGATGGAAGCTCAGCGAAGCTCGCACGGATTCCGAACCATGCCCACGCCCCTCGAACCGATCGCCGGTAGGGCGAATCCGTCCCGGCGAGCCGTTTGACGCGCTTGGAATACGTCCTTCTCGGCTCGCTGGGGACAGGCTCGCCCTGCCATCAGGTCCATGGGAAGGTGTGATTGACCGGCACTGGGTCCGGTTGTCCGCGACGGAGCATGCGATTCTCGCCGAAACGGCGCAACCGGCTTCAAGCGTCTCGTGGATCGAGAACTACCTCCAAAGCCGTGTTGATCTTGAGACCATCTTGGCGACGTTCCCCGACGACGAACCGATGCGCGCCGCCGTAAAAGCGTGCTTCGGGCTGCGGATTCTGCGCCAGGATCCGTGGGAATGCCTTGCGTCCTTCATCCTTTCCTCCACCAAACAAATCATCCAGATCCGGCAAATCGTCTCGTTGCTTTGCGAGCGGTTCGGGGAACCGGTGGCGGTGCCGCCAGGGCATTCTCCGGCCCATTCCTTCCCGAGCGCCCAACGGCTTTGCGCCTGCCCCGAGGCTGAGTTGCGCGCGTGCAAGATGGGATTTCGTGCCGCCTATCTGAAAGGGGCCGCGGACATGGTCGCCTCGTCGGCAATCGACCTCTCAAAACTTTCCGCGCGGGAGATTGGCGAAGCCAGAGAATCGTTGCTCCGGTTACCGGGCGTCGGAAGAAAGATTGCCGATTGCGTGTTGCTTTTCGCTTACGGTTTTCCGAAAGCTTTTCCGATCGACGTGTGGGTCATGAAAGCTTTGCGCAAACTCTATTTTCGAGGCCGGCAAATTCCTCTCCGCCGCCTCCAACGATTCAGCGAGGAACACTTCGGGCCTTTCGGTGGATACGCGCAGCAATATCTCTTTCACTACATGCGGCGCAGGAAGAGAGGTTCGCTGTGA
- a CDS encoding 2-phosphosulfolactate phosphatase → MRVAFRLRFSESFSDRRVGHESFAQTLFSRPANSSPPPPTIQRGTLRAFRWIRAAISLSLHAAQEERFAVNPTCLEVLFTPAEFTGLSQRNLREVVCVVFDILRATSTMMTALANGAREILPVSEIAEALAIRRSRAEVLLAGERNGLRILAAQTGSIDFDLGNSPREFTPEKVRGKTIVMTTTNGTRALRACATARSTLIGSFLGMRALAAWIAQEKPVNLLLICSGTVDQAAYEDALAAGALCDLIWPDYASGRISDSARMARQIYAASKADILRAAADGRNGRRLLGIPELREDVPYCFQQDTIDFLTRLDGEGVVRRVRTDGIKRKT, encoded by the coding sequence TTGCGTGTTGCTTTTCGCTTACGGTTTTCCGAAAGCTTTTCCGATCGACGTGTGGGTCATGAAAGCTTTGCGCAAACTCTATTTTCGAGGCCGGCAAATTCCTCTCCGCCGCCTCCAACGATTCAGCGAGGAACACTTCGGGCCTTTCGGTGGATACGCGCAGCAATATCTCTTTCACTACATGCGGCGCAGGAAGAGAGGTTCGCTGTGAACCCGACCTGTCTTGAGGTTCTGTTCACTCCGGCGGAATTCACCGGCCTGAGCCAGAGGAATCTGCGCGAAGTAGTTTGCGTCGTGTTCGACATTCTCCGAGCCACCTCGACCATGATGACGGCTCTCGCGAACGGCGCGCGCGAGATTCTGCCCGTAAGCGAAATTGCCGAAGCGCTGGCGATTCGGCGGTCGCGCGCGGAGGTTCTGCTGGCGGGTGAACGAAATGGCTTGCGAATCTTGGCAGCCCAAACAGGTAGCATCGATTTTGACCTCGGAAATTCGCCTCGTGAATTCACACCGGAAAAGGTCCGCGGGAAGACCATTGTCATGACGACGACCAACGGCACGCGCGCGCTGCGGGCGTGCGCAACAGCCCGATCCACGTTGATCGGCTCGTTTCTCGGGATGCGCGCCCTCGCCGCCTGGATCGCGCAAGAAAAGCCAGTCAACCTCCTCCTGATCTGCAGCGGAACCGTGGATCAGGCGGCTTATGAAGACGCGCTCGCCGCGGGCGCATTGTGCGATCTGATCTGGCCCGACTATGCCTCGGGGAGAATCTCCGATTCAGCCCGCATGGCGCGGCAGATTTATGCGGCATCCAAAGCTGATATCCTGCGCGCCGCGGCCGACGGTCGGAACGGACGGCGCCTGCTCGGCATCCCGGAGCTGCGCGAGGACGTTCCGTATTGTTTCCAGCAGGACACGATTGATTTCCTGACCAGGCTGGATGGGGAGGGAGTTGTGCGGAGGGTCCGAACCGATGGGATAAAACGTAAAACGTAA
- a CDS encoding zinc metallopeptidase, which produces MDQYWWLAIPGLILGVFAQVKLSSTYGRFVRVPAESGLSGAEAAREILDRAGLDDVPVREVPGHLTDHYDPTKRALCLSSENFHGTSLAAVGVAAHEAGHALQHQEAYAPLKLRMALVPITSFASQAVFWIAMLGMFMNSMKFVGLAVIAFAVISLFQAVTLPVEFDASRRAKAQLLRLGIVGNHESSAVSKVLNAAALTYVAALIEAVMTLLHFILIARGHDRD; this is translated from the coding sequence ATGGATCAGTATTGGTGGCTGGCGATTCCAGGGTTGATCCTCGGGGTCTTCGCTCAGGTTAAATTGAGTTCTACGTATGGCCGTTTCGTTCGTGTTCCAGCCGAGTCCGGCCTTTCGGGCGCTGAAGCGGCCCGGGAAATCCTTGACCGCGCGGGCCTGGATGATGTTCCGGTTCGCGAAGTCCCGGGGCATCTGACCGATCACTACGATCCGACGAAACGAGCCCTGTGCCTCTCCTCGGAGAATTTCCACGGCACATCGCTCGCGGCGGTCGGCGTGGCGGCGCACGAAGCGGGCCATGCCCTCCAGCACCAGGAAGCGTACGCTCCGTTGAAGCTTCGCATGGCGCTGGTTCCGATCACGAGTTTCGCGAGCCAGGCCGTGTTCTGGATTGCGATGCTCGGAATGTTCATGAATTCGATGAAATTCGTTGGGCTGGCTGTTATCGCCTTTGCGGTCATTTCGCTTTTCCAGGCCGTCACTCTGCCCGTCGAATTTGACGCCAGCCGCCGAGCCAAGGCTCAATTGCTGCGCCTGGGTATCGTCGGGAACCATGAAAGCAGCGCCGTCAGCAAGGTCTTGAACGCCGCGGCTCTGACTTACGTTGCGGCATTGATCGAGGCGGTCATGACGTTGTTGCACTTTATCCTCATCGCGCGCGGGCACGATCGTGACTAG